A stretch of the Elusimicrobiota bacterium genome encodes the following:
- a CDS encoding fumarylacetoacetate hydrolase family protein, translating to MKLVTFEVPTPFGPVERLGAVRAGRIVDLNLAAERLYRAQGKSRPKARADFFVPPCLLGLLDGGKELLTEAQTALNTLKGAPAGVVWKESQVRLLAPLPRPRSLRDFFAFEDHAKAGAKRRNEPLAPEWYDQPVFYKGNPRTIIGPGAVIPWPAFTRKLDFEFEVAAVVGKAGKDISVKDAPSHIAGYIVMNDCSARDIQKNEMVCRMGPAKGKDFATVLGPYFVTSDEWNGKIPKLKVRVNGKEWSNSQGAQPYWKFATMLSHASQGEELLPGDLLGSGTYFKGCGLDMGRWIKPGDRIELDAGPLGTLKNTVGKPNGSIHLKYKKSGVLA from the coding sequence ATGAAACTCGTCACTTTCGAGGTCCCCACGCCGTTCGGGCCCGTCGAGCGGCTGGGCGCCGTGCGCGCGGGCCGCATCGTCGACCTGAACCTCGCGGCGGAGCGCCTGTATCGCGCGCAGGGCAAGTCCCGGCCCAAGGCCCGCGCGGACTTCTTCGTGCCCCCGTGCCTGCTCGGCCTCCTCGACGGCGGCAAGGAGTTGCTCACCGAGGCGCAGACCGCCCTCAACACGCTCAAGGGCGCGCCCGCCGGCGTCGTCTGGAAGGAAAGCCAGGTCCGCCTGCTGGCCCCCCTCCCCCGCCCGCGCTCCCTGCGGGACTTCTTCGCCTTCGAGGACCACGCGAAGGCCGGCGCGAAGCGCCGCAACGAGCCGCTGGCCCCCGAGTGGTACGACCAGCCGGTGTTCTACAAGGGCAACCCCCGGACCATCATCGGCCCCGGCGCCGTCATCCCGTGGCCCGCGTTCACGCGCAAGCTCGATTTCGAGTTCGAGGTCGCGGCGGTCGTGGGCAAGGCCGGCAAGGACATCTCGGTCAAGGACGCCCCGAGCCACATCGCGGGCTACATCGTGATGAACGACTGCTCGGCGCGCGACATACAGAAGAACGAGATGGTGTGCCGCATGGGGCCGGCAAAGGGGAAGGATTTCGCGACGGTGCTTGGACCATACTTCGTGACGAGCGATGAATGGAACGGAAAGATTCCCAAGCTGAAAGTCCGAGTGAACGGCAAAGAGTGGAGCAACTCTCAGGGAGCACAGCCTTACTGGAAGTTCGCGACCATGCTCTCGCACGCCTCGCAGGGAGAAGAGCTTCTGCCCGGCGACCTCCTCGGCTCCGGCACCTACTTTAAGGGATGCGGATTGGACATGGGCCGATGGATCAAGCCCGGGGACCGCATCGAACTGGACGCGGGACCGCTCGGGACTTTGAAGAACACCGTCGGGAAACCGAACGGGTCGATCCACTTGAAATATAAGAAGTCGGGAGTGCTTGCATGA